The candidate division WOR-3 bacterium nucleotide sequence AAAACTCGACAAGATCGTCGAACTGGCGGAAAAATACGATGCCATGGTTATGGTCGACGATTCACACGCTACAGGTTTTATGGGTAAGAACGGACGTGGAACCCATGAATATTGCGGCGTGCTGGGAAAGATCGATATAATCACCACAACCCTGGGTAAAGCACTCGGTGGAGCCTCTGGCGGATGTGTAAGCGGAAGAAAAGAGATCGTCGAGCTATGCCGTCAACGTGCGCGGCCGTATCTCTTTTCCAACACCGTACCGCCGGTGATCATCGCCGCTGCGAACAAGGTGCTCGACATTATCTCCAAAACCACCGACCGCAGAGACAAGCTTGAAGAGAATACAAAGTATTTCAGGGAAAAGATGACCGCCGCGGGCTTTGACATAAAAGAAGGCGTCCATCCCATCGTTCCGATTATGCTGTACAATGCGAAGTTGGCACAGGATATGGCACGTGACCTTTATGACGAAGGTATTTATGTAATCGGATTCTCTTTCCCGGTGGTTCCGAAAGGACAGGCACGGATTCGCGTTCAGATCTCCGCAGGGCACGAAAAAGAACATCTTGACAGAGCAATCGCCGCCTTCACCAAGGTCGGTGAAAAATATAAGATTCTGGGGAAAAAGAAAAAAGAGATAATCGAGATGTACGGGTATTGATGTATACCCGTTCTGATCATCCCTGACAACCGACCCTGAACTGGGTTGCCGAAAAAGGAGAAAAACAGGATTCAGATATTATGAAGAACACTGCTGATGTAATAATTATCGGTGGCGGAATCATCGGTTGCGCCACCGGCTACTATCTGACCAGAAAAGGTCTTAAAGTTTATCTTTTCGAAAAAAAATATTTGACATCCGGTTCGACCGGCAGGTGTATCGGCGGCATCCGTCAGCAATTTTCCACGGAATTGAGTATCAAAGTGGCTATGGAATCGATGAAAAAATTCAAGGCTATGAAGGACGAACTGGGCCAGGACGTTGAATTCCATCAGGGTGGATATCTCTTCCTCGCCCACAGTGAAGAAAAGAAGAGCACTTATCTGAAATTGATCGAGCTACAGAAAAAGATGGGACTCGACGTCGAATACATCACTGTTTCGGAAATTGAAAAACTCGTTCCCGGTATAAACACCGAAGGACTCCTGGGCGGTGCATATTGTGCGAGCGACGCCCAGGCAAATCCCTTTCTCGTGGTCGATGCATATGCGAAAAAGATTAAAGAAAAAGGCAGGGTATTCACTTACACCGAAGTAATGAAAATAAATACAGACAAGAACCGCATCACCTCCATAACCACGGCGGACAATCAAACCTATTATGCTCCCATAGTAGTAAACGCCGCCGGACCTTTTATAAGGGACCTTGCGAAAACATTAAATCTCGACATTCCGATCTATCCTGAACGGCACGAAGCCATGATCACGGAACAACTTGAAAGGTTCTTCGATATGATGATTGTGGACTATCGCGCCGATGGATGTTATTTCAATCAGAAATGGGGTGAGGGAAGTATCATCGGATGCTACACCCCGATTCCCAATGTGCCGGGACTGGACACCGGTTCATCGTTTGAGTTCGTCAAAGAGATGGGACGAAGAATGGCTCGATTGATTCCTAAACTGGAGAACATAAAGATCATCCGTCAGTGGTCGGGAAGTTATGAGATGACGCCGGACGGCAATCCGATTCTCGACCGGACCGAGATCGAAGGCTTCTGGATCGTCGGCGGTATGTGCGGACATGGATTTATGCTGGGACCGGAGATCGGCTGGCTCGCTGCAGAGTACATCACCGAAGGAAAAGCACCTTATGATATGAGCACCTTTGCCTTGAATCGGGATTTCTCAAGTAAAGAAGTGATGAAGTGATAAAGTTCAAGGTTTTAAAAAAAGATTCCCGTACAAAAGCAAGATGCGGAATGTTGAAGACATCCCATTATGAAGTGGCGACGCCGAATTTCATGCCGGTGGCGACCCAGGCTACGGTCAAAACTCTATCCCCGGCGGACTTAAAGAAGATCGGGGTCGAGATCATCGTCGCCAACACCTATCACTTAATGCTGCGTCCCACATCAAGATTGATAAAAAAGATGGGCGGCATTCATAAATTTATGGGCTGGGACCGGGCGATATTGACCGACTCGGGCGGGTTTCAGGCATATTCCCTGAGCAGACTGCGCAAAGTCACTGACGAAGGCATAGAATTTTCTTCCCATATTGACGGCTCAAAACACTTCCTGACGCCTGAAGCAGCCGTTGAGATTCAGGAAGAACTGGGTTCGGATATTGCAATGATGCTCGACTTCTTCACTCCTTATCCCTCCCAGTTCCTGGACGCCCGACTTGCAGTGGA carries:
- a CDS encoding FAD-binding oxidoreductase, whose product is MKNTADVIIIGGGIIGCATGYYLTRKGLKVYLFEKKYLTSGSTGRCIGGIRQQFSTELSIKVAMESMKKFKAMKDELGQDVEFHQGGYLFLAHSEEKKSTYLKLIELQKKMGLDVEYITVSEIEKLVPGINTEGLLGGAYCASDAQANPFLVVDAYAKKIKEKGRVFTYTEVMKINTDKNRITSITTADNQTYYAPIVVNAAGPFIRDLAKTLNLDIPIYPERHEAMITEQLERFFDMMIVDYRADGCYFNQKWGEGSIIGCYTPIPNVPGLDTGSSFEFVKEMGRRMARLIPKLENIKIIRQWSGSYEMTPDGNPILDRTEIEGFWIVGGMCGHGFMLGPEIGWLAAEYITEGKAPYDMSTFALNRDFSSKEVMK
- the kbl gene encoding glycine C-acetyltransferase; the protein is MAYSTKAKDFYKKELDNIREAGTYKEERFIESPQAANISVEYPPGSPPKEVLNFCANNYLGLSSHPEVVKAAHDGLENRGYGMSSVRFICGTQDIHNELEKKLTEFLGTEDTVLFASCMDANAGVFDVVLDKEDAMIADRLVHASIVDGMRLCKAQLYNYKHSNMEHLEEKLKETQDCRFRMIITDGVFSMDGDIAKLDKIVELAEKYDAMVMVDDSHATGFMGKNGRGTHEYCGVLGKIDIITTTLGKALGGASGGCVSGRKEIVELCRQRARPYLFSNTVPPVIIAAANKVLDIISKTTDRRDKLEENTKYFREKMTAAGFDIKEGVHPIVPIMLYNAKLAQDMARDLYDEGIYVIGFSFPVVPKGQARIRVQISAGHEKEHLDRAIAAFTKVGEKYKILGKKKKEIIEMYGY